The Geotrypetes seraphini chromosome 6, aGeoSer1.1, whole genome shotgun sequence genome includes a window with the following:
- the RPL21 gene encoding 60S ribosomal protein L21, which translates to MTNTKGKRRGTRYMFSRPFRKHGVVALSTYMRIYKKGDIVDIKGTGTIQKGMPHKCYHGKTGRVYNVTQHAVGIIVNKQVKGKILAKRINVRIEHIKHSKSRHSFLKRVKENERKKKEAKENGTWIELKRQPAAPRGAHFVRTQGKEPELLEPIPYEFMA; encoded by the exons ATGACGAACACTAAGGGAAAGCGGAGAGGAACACGTTATATGTTCTCCAGACCCTTTCGCAAACATG GAGTTGTTGCACTGTCAACCTACATGCGTATCTACAAGAAAGGTGATATTGTGGACATCAAG GGTACGGGTACAATTCAAAAAGGCATGCCCCATAAATGTTACCATGGCAAGACTGGTAGGGTCTATAATGTAACACAGCATGCTGTGGGCATCATTGTAAACAAACAGGTTAA aGGTAAGATTCTTGCAAAGAGAATTAATGTGCGTATTGAGCATATTAAGCACTCAAAGAGCAGGCACAGCTTCCTGAAACGGGTGAAGGAgaatgagagaaagaaaaaagaggctAAGGAAAATGGCACCTGGATTGAGCTGAAACGACAG cCTGCAGCTCCCAGAGGAGCCCACTTTGTGAGAACACAGGGTAAAGAGCCAGAACTGCTGGAGCCAATTCCTTATGAGTTTATGGCATAG